The following coding sequences lie in one Notolabrus celidotus isolate fNotCel1 chromosome 20, fNotCel1.pri, whole genome shotgun sequence genomic window:
- the s1pr2 gene encoding sphingosine 1-phosphate receptor 2, translated as MNLCRKAAVLCHPVIMKSKYSQYYNRSLIHYYYAYAKNMTPEELDKHIENKKQLTTLHIVIVVLCTIIILENLLVLIAVCRNKKFHSAMFFFIGNLAFSDLLAGSAYIANIFLSGSRTFDLVPVQWFIREGTAFIALAASVFSLLAIAIERYSAITKVKVYGSTKTCRMFILIGACWVTSILLGGLPIIGWNCINDRPECSAVLPLYSKRYILFVVTIFSLILLSIVILYVRIYLIVRSSHQEATNSPAYALLKTVTIVLGVFIMCWLPAFTILLLDSSCSIQFCPILSKADIFFGFATLNSALNPVIYTLRSKDMRKEFLRVLCCWGVLQSGRPADRCLVPLKSSSSLEHCTNKHEHQTTPIMQNCTTCV; from the coding sequence ATGAATCTTTGCCGTAAAGCCGCTGTGCTCTGCCACCCTGTCATCATGAAGAGCAAGTATTCCCAGTACTACAATCGGAGTCTCATCCATTACTACTATGCCTATGCGAAGAACATGACTCCTGAGGAGCTGGATAAACATATTGAGAATAAAAAACAGCTCACAACCCTGCACATTGTGATAGTCGTCCTCTGCACCATCATCATCCTGGAGAATCTGCTTGTCCTGATTGCTGTCTGCCGCAATAAGAAGTTCCACTCtgccatgtttttcttcattggCAATCTGGCGTTCTCTGACCTATTGGCAGGCTCGGCTTACATAGCCAACATTTTTCTGTCAGGATCAAGGACCTTCGACCTGGTACCTGTGCAGTGGTTTATTCGGGAGGGCACAGCATTCATCGCTCTGGCAGCTTCAGTCTTCAGCTTGCTGGCAATAGCAATAGAGCGCTACTCTGCTATCACCAAGGTCAAGGTGTATGGCTCCACAAAGACATGCcgtatgtttattttaataggTGCATGCTGGGTCACCTCAATCCTCCTCGGAGGACTTCCTATCATCGGCTGGAACTGCATCAACGATCGCCCCGAATGCTCAGCTGTTTTGCCGCTCTACTCAAAGAGATACATCCTCTTTGTTGTGACTATTTTCAGTCTTATACTGCTTTCTATTGTTATCCTCTATGTGAGGATCTACTTGATTGTACGCTCCAGCCACCAGGAGGCAACCAACTCACCAGCCTATGCCCTTTTGAAAACTGTCACCATAGTGCTGGGTGTCTTCATCATGTGCTGGCTGCCTGCTTTCACCATCCTCCTCCTAGATTCATCCTGTAGCATACAGTTCTGCCCAATTCTTTCCAAAGCAGACATCTTTTTTGGCTTTGCCACTCTAAACTCAGCACTTAATCCTGTGATATACACGCTGCGCAGTAAGGACATGAGAAAGGAGTTTCTGCGAGTGTTGTGCTGCTGGGGGGTGCTGCAAAGCGGGCGGCCAGCTGACCGTTGTTTGGTCCCTCTTAAGAGCTCCAGCTCTCTGGAACACTGCACCAACAAACATGAACATCAGACCACACCTATCATGCAAAACTGTACAACCTGTGTCTGA